The following DNA comes from Anopheles arabiensis isolate DONGOLA chromosome 3, AaraD3, whole genome shotgun sequence.
CCATGCGAAGAAGACGGAGGAGCAGCATCTCGTCGTGTACGCTGGCCGGTGTATTGGAAGATCGGTATTGCCGCTTTATGTACTGCCCATCGATTTCTGAATACAATGTCCGTTCGATTGGATTTCGCGATAGCATGCTTTTTTGTAGTTAGTTTGTAATCGATGAAGGTGATGAAGGAAATCAAAACCACCCTGTGTGTTGTATCCATGGAGCAACTGTTCAAACTCTTCTCCGGTTGCGGATGAAGGAACGCTTAATTTTTCTCATAGACCGATGGTTCTAAATCAACGAATAACGAGGTGTTACATTTACGATTTCAACCAGCTTATTTAATTGTCGGATATAGAGTTATGCTTCACAGCTTATCCGAAGTTGCAAAGTCGAGATAGGGAAACCATTAGTTCGTTGCTGCGCCGTCGCCATCGTCGTCGGATTTGCAGTGAAATAAATGTTAACGCCAATGCTTGTTTCCTTGGTGTCGGTTGCGTCTGATAATTCGTAATGGAGGTGAAAACACTTAAGATACGATCTAAAAGTgcagtttaaaataaaaataagctttttTCCACGGCTTTTTTCACCCAATGTAATGCGCTCGGCTTGCAGTCGAGTTTCTCACACGTGCTCACAAAGCAGCCCACAGTGGAAGCAACCGAACCGGGTAGTCGAGTGACAAGTGCACCCAGAGGTGGACAGAGTCATCGCTAGCCGGGCAGGAAAGAAACCTGTTCAATTATCAACCCATGCAGCCAGGCTTTCGTCTCCATTCGTTTCGCACACCACCGATCAATGCTGCTGAGTCGGCGGACTACATTCCCGAACGACGACTCCACACACCACTCCAAGGGAAACCCTGGAACGTTCATCCCTTATTCCCCTACCGAGGCAAGAACCCTTTTTGTGTACGGTGATGGTAAAGTCGCTTTGAAAGCAGTCGAAAGAATGCATCTGACGAATGGTGCTGCATCTAAAGCAATACGAGGACACACAGAGGCAGAGTCTGCTGCGAATCGAAATGCAATTCGTCCCGTGTcgctgtgtgtgcgcacaGTTTGATCGATGGTTACGTGTCGCTGTTCGATGGGCAAGGGATGGAAAGGGAGAAGCAGTTGCAGTTTTCCGACTTTCCACGCCCGAGAGCCGGATGAGACAGTGTGGCGATTGTGTCGTTCTGGGTTTCCGTGGACTCGGCGTCCAAGGAAGTACGGAGAACCAGCAAAGAACAGTCGGATCAACCTGtcgatggtggtgctggttgGTGGTGCACACTGTTTCATTCTTTTCGTTTTGGTTCGCTCACATTAACTACCGGCACCTGCACGACAGCATAGCGGAGCATAGTTGACAAATGCAACGCGAGCGGACACAGGAATGTAGTCGAGCGCATAAGGCTGGGGGAGCGCCCTTTCCCTATTACATCCCGTGTTCGCTTAAGGTACGTCCCCTTAGCTTCGTTGTGATAACTTAATTTATGAAATAGCTTTTTCCTTAGCCGGATGACGGGAAGGTATGCAATGGGTGGCTATGGTCTGACCATTTCCAAGCGAAGCTCAGTTTATGAAAAAAAGACGAAGGCACCTTGTATGGGAAGGAGGAGGCTGTTGGCCGTCGGTAGAATGGAATAGCTTACTCACTTTGTTGATGATCTTTTTTCGCACGGCTAGAGAATCGAAtgggaaagggaaagagaaaatGCATTAAGCTTTAGCAGAATCTTCAGCAGCAATAGCGTAATGCAGCGGAAAAAGGCAACGAATGGCGTATTTTAGTAAACGACGAAATTATCAACTCTGTTTGCTTTTCAACGATGTGGTCTTGCTGTCTTGTAAATGCATTTTCTCTTTGCATTAAAATGTCTGCAGTTTGTTCAATCAACTAATAAGCAATTTTCCACCTCCATTGTCTCGTTTTAGGCGGCCTGGGAAGGTCCGATTCCCATCAAAGCGGAACCACTGGACATTCCACTGAAGAAACCAAAGCTTATGAACGATGCTGGATCGATGTATCACAGTAGCAgcggcagtagtagtagtgttgGCAGCAGTCGGACACAGCACTAtgccgcccagcagcagcagcagttgctggTGCATCCACAGTCCCACCTgctgcaccatcaccagcagtcgcagcagcagacgaGTGCAGCCTTCCGGCCCTGGACCGCCCAGCAAAAGGCGCAAAAGTAcgcgcagcaacagcagcaggcgctgttgctgcagcagATCGCACCGTACGCGAACGGCACAGGCACCACGATCGTGAACGGCACGATCCGACCGACCTCGCCCGGTGGCAGCATTCTGGCGCTCAGCCAAGAGCCGCCGCTGCTCCAGAACCCGGAGAACGTGGTACCGATGTCGGAGACGGACAAGTTCGAGCGTTCGTACCAGCCGAACGTAGCCCTAGTGCCACGCAAAACGATCCTGTGCGGGAAGGAGCCGCCAGCGGTCTCGGTGACCGCTGTCCGCGAGCGGCGCGAGTACGATGGCAACAAGGATCGTTCCGTGATCAAGTGTGAGGTGGTGCAGATCAAGCAGGAAAGCCCCGGCACGCCGCCAGCGATTGCTGCCGGCGGTGGTGCAGCCGTCGATGGATCGATGCGGTCCGTGATCAAGTGTGACGTGCAGATCAAACAGGAACGTTCCGGGACGCCCGCGTCGGCAGGCTCGGGACACTTGGATCATGGTGGACGAGGAGGCCGAGAAGACAACAGTCGCTCACCGGGTCCACCGTCCTCGGCACACATTCCCGTATCGCCTCCACCACCGGCAGGAGCGATCGCGATCAGTACGATCATtgccaagcagcagcagcaacaaccacaccaccaccagcaagtgTCATCGATGGCAACGTACGGaaatagcaacagcaacagccccGTTCCGATCGCGCTGGATGCGCAGCATTCCGGGTCGTCCGGGTCGAACGAGATCACCTCGTCGACGtcaccactgccaccaccgccatcatCGATCGTGGTGAACATGAACGGTGGAGGTGACGGCGTGGCGCGCGCACGGGAGCAGACGGGAGACAAGCCAAAGCTAGTGCTAATAAAAGAACCGATCATCAGTCCACCGCTGAGCACACGGACGCCCACGGGTCGGCATTCTCCACACGGCCATatgctgcaacagcagcaaggcgGTGGTTCCGGCCATCATTCGCAGCCAGTGTCCCCGCCGCCACCGTCGCACCACAGCGAGCATCATCAGCCGATGTATCTGCACCACCATCAGGtactacagcagcagcagcagcagcaacaacagcagcagcacttccGATCTCATCATCCCGGCACGACGACCGCCGACACGATCATCCACCGGAACGGGCATCCGGTGGTGGGCAACTCGGAGTTTGAGCTGTCCACCGACACGGACGATGACAGCCAGACCGGCGAACCGGACAGCAGCAACGTCCCCACGACGATGGAGCTGATCGGCGAGGTGCTGAAGGAGGTGGAAACGGAAACGAAGCAGCAGATACTGAACATCTTcaaggtgctgctgcaggagagCCGCGTCGAGCACCACCGGCTGCAGATGGAGATCCGCGCGAAGGAGGACCAGCTGATGGAGGTGCAGCGGCACAACATGGAGATCCAGCGCCAAACGGACCACTTACAGCAGCAAAACCATCAGCTACAGCTCGAGCTTGATCGTGCTTTGCTGAAGATTGAAGCGTTGCGCGAGCATCAACACCAGCAGTCGCagctccatcatcatcagcagcagcaccaccaccagcagcagcatcacatcATGGTGCGGGAAACGCTAGGCGGGGTGGGTGAGTCCAGTACCTCCTCTACCCCGCCATCGCCCCTGTCGCTCGTCAGCAACggtagcaacagcaaccacagCCATCAGCTGATCGAGCGGCGGAACAGTTTCCCGGAAAAGTCGGAAATCATCATGAAGCCGCTGAAGAAGCTGCTCCGGCGCAGCCCGGACGATGCGACGACGGTGCTAATGTTGGCATCGCCACCGCCCCAACCCACGGGCAGCCTGCCGCCGGCGCTTCCAGCCTGTCTGTCAATTACGGCTACCACCGTGTCGGTGGCCCCGAAAGCGTCCTCCACCCAGTCGGACCCGGAAGCGGGGCGCGAAGCTAGTCGACGGCAGCCTTCTGTCTCTCCGTCGCCGACGCTGAGAGCGGGCGAATCGTCGCCGCCGCCTGCTGCTTTACAGCAGCCGCCgcaaccaccgccaccaccaccaccaacaagtGCCACCATTGTACCTGCATCACCGACAACGATAACGGCCGTCAGTGCCGTGAATGGCGGCTCGTCCACGGCTTCATGCATCACCCAACCGTCGTCGTCCGCCCTAGAGAACGGTCCCTCGCCATCACCGATCGTTGTCGTTATTCCGGTGAGCAGCAGTGGTGGCTCTTTGCTAAAAGATGCTAGCGGCGGTTGTTCTCCACGACCGCCGTCGCGGGCTGGCTCACCGCGGTGTGACGGCAAAGGGCGACGCACTCCGGCGGAAGGCAACGATAGTGGTGGTGACGATCAGGATGAGGATGAACCGATGGAAGAATCAGTTGTTGCTACGGACTCTTCCAGGACTGTGGAGGTGTCATCGGACGCTGCACCAGAGGGAACGGCCAAAGCGTCAGCGATCAGTGCAGCGAAGGGCAGCGCAATTGGGACAAGTACACCTTCGGGTGGTGCCAGCAATCAGGAGAACGATTCGCCGAACCGGTCCAATCGAGGCAGCTCCAGCGGTGGCACTACCAAAAGCAGCTGTGACAACTGATAGTTGGTGATCCGTTGGCGCTGAACCAGGGGATGCCGCGGCAGCGGCGACGGCGGATCGGTACAGCGCTAAGCAGCGAAACAGCGTAACCTAAAGTGTAGAGCGTGTCATTATCAccttaaaaatattatttatctttGGTTACCAAGTCCGGTTGGCGGTGGAAGACATGAGGGGGATGCACACACAGCTGTTGTGGTCCCCGTTTGCTCTCGGAACCGCGCACCAAGTGAAGCATTTTCGTACGATCCATTCTCTCCAAACGTTTGTTTCGAGTTTTGTCCAAGCCAAAATCAAAGTTTGTGTATAATTGGTATTCGTTTCGTTCCCACCTAAATTATTTATACGGTACGATTATTAAATAGAGGGGCAGGAGAAGGTAGGCCCAGCTCTTACGACGACTACGTGAaactatcttgcgcgcaaacCAAACGTTCATCCGCACAAACTGGAAAGTTGGTTGGGAAAGGCGTATCTGGGAAAGGATAGATGATCGCTATGCACGAACAACGAACAGTCTTACTGAGCAGCGTGATCGATAGTAATTACCAATGGTCACTTGAAAGAAGAAACAGAGGGAACAAATGGAAAAGCATCGTCACAGGACAAGCCACGAGCAAGATTAGACAGGCATACTTTTTCCCCCCTTCTCTGCTATTTTCTATGCTGCCCGGTAATAGCGATTAGGTCGGCAGCGCGCGCAGTACAGTAGTTTTAATAATTTCTTTGAATTAACCACTAAGTGGTTTTAAATATGGTAGATTGTAGTGTcgaaaaacaaaccgaaacgaCGCGGCAGTAAGATGTGTGCTGTAAGAAGCGACGGTGTGTAAAGCAGTAACTCGTAAGTTGCTGTAAGAATTCGTCAAGTACCGGAGACAAAAAAACTAGTTGCTATCAAGCTAGGCGAAATAGAACTGTACCCCGTACAAGCGCAAAACGATATAGAAAACGTagcaaacaaaagaagaaaaaataacgaaCAACGTGCTGGCAATGCACACACAGTGTAAAACAGTAAGTAATCCTCTTTACGATAAAAGTCAGTCGATAACTACTATATTAAAACCAACAAGCACATAAGCAAAtggggaggaagaaaacaaagaaacacacgctaaactaaaaaaacagcGCAGCATAGTGAAGAGATAAAGCGTAAGCATGGAACCATCTTAAACttaagtttcaactgtttttaaaacaagcgtttcAACAAGTTAAACCCTGacgaaaaagcgtttaaaCAACCACAAATAAGTAGTACCAGGCGTGAATGCGAGCCGCACGTCCTCGGTTCGTCGAAGTAGAGGTTGTAGCGGGTTTTGTAGGTCCCGTGCGCCACGGACGAATGCGTGCAGAGTCATCCCATTGTAAATAGAGCGGTCCCACTAGAACATTTAAGCAAACAAACCCATGAATGCACCTTGAATGCACACTCACGTCCACGATTATGCGAATGTAGAGAGCAACATTTCATTCTACTTCCAATGTAgagctgtttgtttttgtttttacgtaTAATTCCTTTTTGTAAATTCTCTTGCCTCCTTTTGATTGCCTTTCTTGTGCCTTCTTGTCTTGGAGGGCTTAGAAGGACGAGTATTCAAAAGGAACTAGTGCCAGTTATTGTAATCGATTCAAGCAGAACCTTTCACTCGATGAGAAATTCCTCTGGCAGCGCGTTGTCAGTGCGCACGatatttatttcgtttattttggCCTCGTACTACATTAAATTATTACTTTCGTTCTCAAAATTTATGCTCCTGTCTCTTACCCCTCTCCGTTGCGGAGTACTCCTCACACAGTACTAAAATTCACCTGGTGGCGGGGAAGGATGTTGCAAAGCGACACTACTCCTCCGATCATTAGTCCTTATCTGTACGGCTTTCCTTGCGATGGGGCATCTCCATCGATCCTTTGCATGGtaaccttcacacacacacacctgtatCTTTACCTTTATTTATTACAAGCAGTTCTGACATCAACGGTGTATGTATTTCcgctttttatttactttaatCTGCTTAAAGCATCCATCCTTTGGTTAAACTAAGTTTGATAGGGAAGGAGAGTGGGTGCGTTCAAAACCAAGTTTTTCGATCCAAAAAAAGAGCATACtcatacaaaaagaaaaaaaaatgtatgcttGTTTCTGTACACTGCTTATGCTTCCTTctattctattttttgtttgtttcctgtCGATCGGTCGATCGGTGTGAGAGTTGGGATAAAATTCCTTCTAGCTTAAagctttctttcctttccctcctatcCAGCGCGCATACCGCTGGATAAAAGAATCGAGTCGAAACATAGGCGTACACAATATTACTGTCGATCTTAAGTGTAATTTTgtataaagagaaaaaaagcgtaACTTTAAATAACGATAAGGTCCGTTAAGAAACAAACCATGCTACTAGAGTTAGAGTGTGTAACTGATTACAAGTAAAAAGGACAAAtcatccaaaacaaaacagacggAAAGGAGCCATGTGTCCTTCTTGCGCGCTTGTGTGCTGAATTGGTGTattgagaaagaaaaaaaaaaagtaataacacAAGAGTAAAACAAGAAGTTGGTCCTCGTTAGGGTGCAAACAACGAATGTGGACCGAATTAAcgactaccaccactaccatcTAGTGTTGTGCACTAATGTTCTGCCGCAATGTTCTCATTGATTAAACGTACTTTTATACGCTCGCATCGCAATaatctctgtgtgtgcgtgcatgtgtgtgtcgAACACCAGATTTCGGGTTCGTAGTTCGCAATCCCATTTCGAGTAACTGCCAGTTTGAAAAGCAACAAGTTTAAAATTTAgtaaaaacgaaagcaaaagcataACGAGACGAAACGAAACTGTCACAACAACCGCGTCACGGCGAACgccttttcgttttattttcaactgtaataaatgaaacaaaatgtaaGCTTCTCAAGCTTTCCCGCTAGTGAAACTATTATGTGGTGtaatgtttctttctttttcgccTACCCTTTTCCTGTCGATAACGCATATTGAGCCCGGTCCGGTTAGGTTGTTCGGTTTTGGTGACTGTAATTGTGAATTAACATGCGCAAACTGATAGACTATAGACGAACTTAAGCAACCCAAACGCGAAACTGTTTGCCTTATGCATGGTGGTCGGAAAAATGTTCAAGTATTGGTAAGGATCGAGATCGCCCAAAATCCTCCGTTTGCCGGATGGCGACAGCAACAATTTTGCATGGAttccgtttcgttttcgtGTTTTGCTGTGCGGTTTTATTTCGCTACGTGTTCTGTACTGGCATCCTTCGCattgtgtaattgtgtgtgtatgtgtgcgagtgtATGTACTTGAGAAAAACGCACATCCAGCAAAATGGTGGTTTCATGTTATACGATAGAGCTGCTCTCGCTGCTACTCTGCTGTGTATTGGTTCAGGGGGGCAGCGTGGACCTGACTGCTAAGCTCGTGTGGACGGCACGACAGGAAGGAGACTAAAAGCAATTTAGTAACTTAAGCAAGCGGACTCGCACTCACGCAACatgaaagggaaggaaaaagggggaCAGCAAATTCATACGCATAATGCATCTCCGTGCATCTTCTCGCTGGTAGTGCACCCTAGCACGACACGTGACACAATATACCGAACatgaaagcacacaaacacacacacacatacaataaaacggaaacacttacaaaaaacattaacgcgtAATGAGAAAAGTGGCGGTGCAAAAAAGGGGGTAACTAAATACATATaacaaatacaataaataaataaataaatatatagatatatatacatGTACGATTCACTATCGTCAAGATTCACTTTCTAGACTCCTGATTGCGAAACGAAGTACAAATTAGAATGTAtgctttaaaaacaaactcataggaaaatgaagaaaaaaatctttcacTACTCATTGCACACAGATAAGCTACTATATGACAAGAAATACAGGAGTGCGCTAGGCACCACCAAGCAAGCCAAACCGGGTGCAGCAGCCCTGCCTGCCGGACCGTCATCCTTTCTGCAACGCGATGCTTGGGACCGCAGAcgggccaaaaaaaaaaaacacacacacacacatacagtttACAACCATTATGGGTATTTTTGCCTCCCAATATTGatgttttttcctctcctcCTGCGTTGTTATACCGTTTTGTGCGTGCAGCGTGTGAAAACTTTTCATGTGGTTTGCTTCATGTGCCAAATTTGAGTTTACATGTAACTCGATAAAGATAACTTGTTGATGCTTCTGTTCCATTATCGAAAgcttctatgtttttttttcttctggctCAATTTATTTCGAATGCCTGCTGCTCTGTACAGAGATGCGATAtgttgaacgaaaaaaaaaaaattgaggCATTGTTCGATATTCAACAACAAATAccaattcttctttttgttttagaaacaTATTTACTCGATGGGCAAACGAACAATAGACCGATGAACAAAGAGAATCAAAATGATACATgtatagaaaaaaagcaacaagatAACATCAAATACATAAAAGAAAACTGCACCGTTAAGAAACCTTAGCCATACTATTTTTCTACACTTAAATATtgtaagaaaatgaaaaacaaacaaatgaacgaGTTTTACCGTACCGCGGTGGTAACTGGCGATAGTaaaagtgaacaaaaacatgagaaaacataaatagcaACGGTTTATTGAACGTACACGAATTTAATAGTAAAATGCATAATATGCGTTAGTGAAAACCCGGCTTAATATATAGAGAACTCCCAATGCAGAAAACAACAGTAGAAAtaacacacgcaaacaaattTGTTCACAAGTCAGTCTCATTTCCCAGTGCGATTACAtttctcgttttttgtttcgattcaCTTACCGGTTTCTGATCTTACGCTCCAGCTCTTGGTGCACCATCTAAAGCTTTTTTGAATTTCAAGATCTCTGAGTCTTGGCTTGGAAGTCATCTGGAAGAAATCAGTAGAGaatcaataataatagtagtagattgttccttttttacttGCGCCTGTCTGTTGCAGGCGCCGATCTTCGGCTTGCACAACGTAAGACAACTTATAGCAAAATGAGACACATGTGTAAAAGtggttgaaaagaaaaacgtatT
Coding sequences within:
- the LOC120905111 gene encoding uncharacterized protein LOC120905111, which produces MTEYVPPHVISVLKTYQDKAPRSLHGPGLSLVHPSKAGAATGPGGAIVVGRAETPDHLASQHHALSHHAGEPSGGGGGGRAGSDEDELPQPRQPMGPPVPGVPIMTTPDPDCGILHMTMLEGKRIGCFLLGGETRLCLPQIFNNILMDFSVEQINRSIQELMIYLYNCTDQQLAEFKRANIIPDTAKSCGLITRTNAERLCSSLLHQAHELRPRLKGGGPGSALLNGSFRVYHRCFGRGEGLFLPELYSYDEQSCIECAECRGLFSPQKFVCHQHEPQEIRTCHWGFNSSNWRSYIHVAESEKNREEHAQVLDKVWLKEREIEQELEAERAFWVARRKAAWEGPIPIKAEPLDIPLKKPKLMNDAGSMYHSSSGSSSSVGSSRTQHYAAQQQQQLLVHPQSHLLHHHQQSQQQTSAAFRPWTAQQKAQKYAQQQQQALLLQQIAPYANGTGTTIVNGTIRPTSPGGSILALSQEPPLLQNPENVVPMSETDKFERSYQPNVALVPRKTILCGKEPPAVSVTAVRERREYDGNKDRSVIKCEVVQIKQESPGTPPAIAAGGGAAVDGSMRSVIKCDVQIKQERSGTPASAGSGHLDHGGRGGREDNSRSPGPPSSAHIPVSPPPPAGAIAISTIIAKQQQQQPHHHQQVSSMATYGNSNSNSPVPIALDAQHSGSSGSNEITSSTSPLPPPPSSIVVNMNGGGDGVARAREQTGDKPKLVLIKEPIISPPLSTRTPTGRHSPHGHMLQQQQGGGSGHHSQPVSPPPPSHHSEHHQPMYLHHHQVLQQQQQQQQQQQHFRSHHPGTTTADTIIHRNGHPVVGNSEFELSTDTDDDSQTGEPDSSNVPTTMELIGEVLKEVETETKQQILNIFKVLLQESRVEHHRLQMEIRAKEDQLMEVQRHNMEIQRQTDHLQQQNHQLQLELDRALLKIEALREHQHQQSQLHHHQQQHHHQQQHHIMVRETLGGVGESSTSSTPPSPLSLVSNGSNSNHSHQLIERRNSFPEKSEIIMKPLKKLLRRSPDDATTVLMLASPPPQPTGSLPPALPACLSITATTVSVAPKASSTQSDPEAGREASRRQPSVSPSPTLRAGESSPPPAALQQPPQPPPPPPPTSATIVPASPTTITAVSAVNGGSSTASCITQPSSSALENGPSPSPIVVVIPVSSSGGSLLKDASGGCSPRPPSRAGSPRCDGKGRRTPAEGNDSGGDDQDEDEPMEESVVATDSSRTVEVSSDAAPEGTAKASAISAAKGSAIGTSTPSGGASNQENDSPNRSNRGSSSGGTTKSSCDN